Below is a genomic region from Anabas testudineus chromosome 13, fAnaTes1.2, whole genome shotgun sequence.
GCAAGGATGTGCATCAATATGCTACAGATATGCACTTTTActgcaaatataaaacaacaaaaaccataaacaaaaaaaatataaatggtattttgaagctgctgtttaattaATGCTATAAATTAAAGGTAACCTGTGGAGTTTTTGATTGCAAGTGGTACAAAAGGGTTCACACAGATGCACAGGTAACATGTAGCACTGCAAGAACATAAACATAGACGTATAAGTAATAATGCTGAATTCAAAATTAGATCAGTTTCACATCATATTACATCTGAAAAAGTGGGTAGAAGACTGGTAGTTACCAAATATGCACAATTAGAAATGACTGCAACCAAAGCAACACATACAAGTATGTGCAAAAGTTTTACGaggatgaaaaaggaaaaactttaGTCTGAGGAATAACACTAAATATAacgtttgtgtgtgaaaacccCACAGAGTTCCTTTAAGACTGTTAAAGGAGTTGTTTTCAACATGTAGAATGCATaaattgtatttgttcattgcattgatttttctttcactAGATAATTTACCGCTGTGTCAGTTTTGTGTCTCACCCTTACAACTCTTTAGAGTCAAGCAATACTTCAGGACTCTGGACAGAAAATTTCAACCACTAGTCGACAGTAGAAGtaggggttttttttttttctagcctGCATGACATCGCTCTTCAGGAGTGCACTGAACCATGAAATTAGGCCAGtatacagacataaaaaaaagcgTGCTTTCTGTACTGCACTGATCTTTTTGGATCCATACCCAAATATGGACACAAGGCAGAAACGGTGGGATAGAAAGAGCTACCAGTTCCCTTGAGGCGgcaaatatttttaatacagcATCAAATAGCACTACAATAACATAGTGTGGCCACAGGACCGAGCAGTCAACCCTGTGGTACACAGGAGCTATCCCTAAACCTTTGACTTGACTTTCATCTTTTAGATTTTCACCTTAAAATAGGTAGTTATAATAGCATCTGTAAATATTCAGTTAAAGTGCATCATAACCATTTTTTCCCTCACAATTAGTACAGtccaataaaataatttgtctatagattttttttctgtacactTAAATGCTACCATAAATTGAGAGCATGCTGCTGCCCTTCACACTAAAGATTACTGCAAAACTGGCACAATACCACCACATGACATCACGTCAGGAAAAGAACTTCAGTCACATcactgtcagagctgcagagtcTCGAGCCCAGCTAACACCTTCACAGGGTGCTCGTCCTTCACTCTGATCTGAAAAACAGACTAGGAGACAGGCAGCACTGACTTCAACATTCGGAGCAATTCATCGTGTTTTGGTGTCTGATATAACGGTGGTCCGATCAGTCCTTTGGTCCAAAGGATACGGGGCTTGAAGTGGCCTTGCTCCTGCTCAAAGACTAAATGTATGCGACTGGTTGGGTCAACAGCAGCACCATCAACAATCACTGTTGGGTTTGACTCTCTCTGTCCAAGTGAACCTGAATCCAATTAAAAAGTTTCACACAGATGTACACTCACACGCTTCTCGCTTCTTCTGTCGAGAACACACTCAAACCTGCTGACTTGTCTTCACTTTTCTCCTCGATCCCTCACTGTGGGCGGTTTgcacagcctctctctctctctctctctctctctctctctctctgtccctctctttcACAGGCCCCAGTATGGAGCCAGGCTCCTGCGGTCCCTCTCATAAACATCAGGTATGACCCCATAGGGCGTCTGAACCATCTTAACAGAGTTTCTACCAAACAGCTTCCTCTCATACTCGATGAGTTGGCGCCAGAAGCCGCCATTGGGCCTGATGACAGGGCGGCGGGCTTTGACCCAGGCATAGGCCTCAGCCAGAGACACACGGTGATACTTCATGAGGTACGCCAGGCAGAGGGAGGCTGAGCGGCTCACACCGGCTGCACAGTGCACCAGCACCGCCCCTCGTTTCCGTCCCACGCTGTGAATCTTATCAGCCACGCTGTCAAAATACAAAGAGATGGGGGAGTGGGGCATATCTGCCAACGGGACCTTTACATACTCCATGTGAGGCCAGTTGAAGTTGGGGAGCTCGATGGTGGCGTTGACCACACAAGTGATGCCCTTAGACAGCAGCAGGCTGCGGTTTGATGCCACATTGCCTCTGCTGAGGAAGAGGTTGGGTGTTATCTGTGCGATGCCCCCCAACAGACTGCCGTTCTCAGGCAGCAGCCTCGGCACCCCATTGGGCACCACGGAGCTAcgatgatggtggtgatggtggtgatggtttTGGAAGAAGCCTTGGCTGCGGGAAGCCATCGAGGAACCAGATCAGACAAGTGGGATGCtgaattattttcctttttcttttcaacgCAGTATCTTCAGCAGCTCCGAGTCATAGCAGCCGGATAGGTcctgtaacacacaaacagattccGCTTTCAGtctaaatgaaacatttttctatttcagtgATGGCTGAGAACTCAGGGCGGCAAACATACTAACACTTCACGAGAAGGAATAATATCACTGCTGTTTGCaaagacttaaaaacaaaagtgctACGATCCTGTTTTTCCCCCGGTGGCACTGTGCTGAGACGGTTGTTTCCAGAACACGTGCTCTTCTCCGTCCGTCTTTAGAATTTAAAAACCCTTTTACAATACTTGACTAATTAAAAACCATGCTGCTGTAAGTCTGTGACCCACTGATCCACTTTCCTTCACAgttaaatcaatcaatcacaaaagttttttttattttttttattatctaatCAACAGGGACCAGTCtatctcagtgtgtttgtatgtctcTACATTCAGGTCGAATGGCCTCCGTGCTGCACACTGAGACAAGCCTCCTGCTGCCATGTGAGCGCAGACCCCCTGGAGGCATTCACTCACCTCATCTCATGTTCATCCATCCAAAGCTCCCACATACAGATTACATCTCACCTCTCTCTGGCTATTGCTGCTTTTAACGTCATTTTCGTTCGCTCTAAACAGCAGGGTGGAAACTACTCATATGCAGTATGATCACACAAAAAGGAGTTGgtaatacatttcatttaaacacaaaagTAGCAAGAGTTTCTTATTCTAATTCCTTTTCTGCACGTAGCATGAAGAAGAACACGTCAGACGAACTATAATGTGACATTTCTGACAACACTGTATATGTGTTGATGTTTAAGTCCTGCTGTATTAGTACATCAGTCGTCTACACAGAGCCTACAGCCCCAGGCACGACTTTACACACTGTTGCACTTGCCATGCATCATCCACACCTTGTGCACCAGTCTGGCCGGCAACTACAGTCTGGTTAACAAGACACACAGCATTACACTGGTATCCAACCTGTAGGAACGGTCACCtgatctgcatctgcaaagaCGCCTGTCGAGACAAACGGGGATTCTTCTGATTAATTCCATTTTAATCAAAAACAGTCAAATACATGTGCACGACGGACAACACAGTAACAACTTTCAACAATACATTCTCTGCTTGCATGAAACATAAGACAGGTGCCAGTTCACGGATGTAATTGCACTTTTATTGTCttataaacttaaataaaaatagaaaacaagtatccagcacaaacacaaaaactgttttttacaaTGAAATCCTCGTCTCGTCGAGGGTTGGAACTGCCTTGTTCAAAAGAAATCCCTCCTCGTATCGATCACAGCTTTgccatttcagttttcagatcaaaagctaaaataacactctcctccctcccatcttcaggctgtgtttttttttctggtttgacTCCCGTTGCCAGTCACCCTGTGCTTGGCGCCATGCTTCCTCCACACAGTTGAGTTGAGACAACAAATACTGTGATTCTGACTGTGGTAAACTCTGATAAACaagtgttatttgttttaaaaggtgTATATCTACATGAAGACTGGAGCGCCGTGTGTGGGAGAAACGTAAGCTATTTGGAATCTGAGGGGGAAATCAATCAAAGGCTCGCACAAACATTGGGCATAGAATATACAACAATGTGGAACTtcctgaaaaaggaaaaaaccaCTGGTGCACTGAGCGAAATACACAGAACGGGTCACCTTAACAGCCTCCACAGAGCAGGTATCACAGTTTAAAGAAGACATGTTTACACTAATACTAGAAGTACAGAGATGAGCCACAAAAACAATGAGACCAATATTAACATATAcatggctgcttctggaacaggcTCACTAGTGTTTGTTGATGCGCAGCATCATCGTGCAGCAAGATGACGTtcaaaaacacactgccaaGTCAACGCACAAGGTTTTAGAAGGAACAAGTCAGTCTCTTTCTGACTGTTCACCACCAATGAGAGTCCATCAACCCACATGTGCACCAAACGGCTGCAAACCTCACGAGGTTCCTTTCAGCATTTAACCCCCAGTTTACTCTCAAATGTGCAGTATGCGGTATGTGGGGATTGCATTTTTGGAGTTGTCCAGATGAGCCATATTAATACAATTCTACTTGTGTAATCTGTACATGTTTAATGTGCagttcagtgaatgtgtgtatgattTTGTTTTCGGTGGTTTACTTTATCCCGCCTACATTATGCTGACTGCCTCAGTTATTTATCCAACAGAGGAAAACCCGGTCAATAAGAAAGCATCAGACCTATTTCACATGGTGAAATAAGTCTGAGATGTGGGCAGTGATTCACAAGTTTGAAACCAGTAAATAATGGAGAGATACCATATTATACAAATAGACATCTTCAATTTAGTCTCTGGGATGAGTGTTTGCTGCTTGAATTCATGGAGATagctaacatacagtatataccaTCACCTGAGGCAAGCACCGACTCTGTTGCTGCGGCAACCTACTGACCAACAGTGTAAGACAGTCATAGCTACATCAGAGATGAGGATGACGAGGGAACCAAATATTCCCTGGTCCTCTCCAAAGAGTTGATGTGCTGTGCCTCACACTGGGCTTTGCTGAGATTTGCTCCATCCACATGGTTATTTATACCGCGGGCTGGGCAGGAGTGAGGTTGCAGGGAGCGGAGGTGGGAGAATTATGAAGAGGCTGTCGCCACAGAAAACTCTACTGTATCTTGGTGATAATGGAGATTCTGCAGCTCACTGTCAATCAAATTTACTGTGAGGAATCATTCTCCAAAAATAAACCCTATGGAGGGTCAGGGGCATTCAGAGGACAGCGACTCGCAACCTGTCACTGTGGAACTGTGAACTATTACTCAGGCGAACTTGTACACAGATGTCTGTCTGGATTTTATAGAATCAGCTCCCCTCTCCATCACACACGGTGGATCTGTCAACAGGTGGTCCCACCTCACAAATCCTCTCACGCATATCTCCGTTACCCTCTCTGGAGGTGGGATTCCTCGGGGGTTTGGTTCCACCTCGGCTGACATAAATTGGAAATGTGACCCACCTGCAGGAAAACTAGAGCAGCAACCCAGACGGTGAAACATCTTCGACACCGGATCTGAGCTCAACTCGATTTTGTTACCATCACATTCCTGAGTGACACTCCCTCACACCGCGGAGCgacatgaatgaaaacagtgaaatgacTGGAAAAGC
It encodes:
- the dusp14 gene encoding dual specificity protein phosphatase 14; this encodes MASRSQGFFQNHHHHHHHHRSSVVPNGVPRLLPENGSLLGGIAQITPNLFLSRGNVASNRSLLLSKGITCVVNATIELPNFNWPHMEYVKVPLADMPHSPISLYFDSVADKIHSVGRKRGAVLVHCAAGVSRSASLCLAYLMKYHRVSLAEAYAWVKARRPVIRPNGGFWRQLIEYERKLFGRNSVKMVQTPYGVIPDVYERDRRSLAPYWGL